The Thermodesulfobacteriota bacterium nucleotide sequence AGCGGACTCCCCACGTCGCAAGCATCCCGCGGATCGATTCCGCAGACTCCGGGGGGCCGGAGAGGACCAGTGCCCGCCGCTCCGCAAGCGCCTTCGCCGCCGGCTCGCCGGATTCCGCGGCCCGCTTCTCGAACTCGACGACGAACCAGAAGGTGGACCCCTGTCCGGGGGCGCTCGTGAGGCCGATCCGCCCCCCCATCATCTCTACGATCTCCTTGGAGATCGTCGTGCCGAGACCCGTACCGCCGAATTTCCGGGTGATCGACTCGTCCGCTTGGGCGAATCGGTCGAAGATCCGCTGCTGTGCGGAAAGCGGGATTCCGATCCCGGTGTCGACGACCTCGAACCGGACCGTGGCGCTCGAAGGGGACTCCCTTTCGAGGAGGATCCGGGTCCCGACCTCTCCGCGTTCCGTGAACTTCACGGCGTTCCCCAGAAGGTTGAGCAGGACCTGTCGCAGCAGGAGCGGGTCTCCTCTCAGGAGGAAAGGCGCCTTCGGGTCCACGTGGAGGTACATTCCGAGTTCCTTGCTCCGAGCCTGGGGCTCGATGATGGCCATGGCGTTCTTCGCCAGTTCGTGCAGGTCGAAATCGGTCACCTGCACCTGGACCCTGCCGGCCTCGATCTTGGAAAGGTCCAGGATGTCCTGCATCAGGTGCAGCAGGGTCCGCGCCGAGGCGTCCGCCGTTTTCGCAAGCACCTCCTGTTCCGACGAAAGCGGCGTCCCCTTCAACAGGTCGATCAGGCCGATGATCCCGTTCAGCGGGGTTCGCATCTCGTGACTCATGTTCGCGAGGAACCTGTTCTTCGCCCGGTTCGCCTCCTCGGCGCGCTGCCCCGCGGCCGTCAGCTTCTTCAGCAGGACCGAAATGTACATCGAAAGCGTCAGGATACCCATCAGCAGGCCGATCCCCAGCGTCGGCCGCTCATACCAGAAGGGATTGACCGAGATCGCCAGGCCGAAGCCGGCGGTTCCGACGAGGGCGGCGACGAGGAGATACTTCCTGCCGAACCGGAACCCGTTTCCGAAGATCACCCATAGCATGATGACGTACAGCGGGGCGCCCGCCTCCTCGGTAAGGGCGATGGCATGGGCCATCAGCCCGAGGTCCCCCACGATACCGATGTAGCGGCGAATCGGGGAAATCCCGGGATGGAACACAATGTGGAGGAAAATGCCGACGGCGCAGACGGGATAGATAAAGGCCGTGTAGAGAATGCGCGTTTCATGGTCGGTGAGCGGTCCTTTCCGGAGCAGGAACCAGTAGACCAGGAGGTAGGCAAGAACCAGGAGGAGGATGACGACGCGGATCAGCGCCTGCTCGTGCTCCGAATCCGGGCGCTTGGAAAGCTCCTTCCACGCATCCCGGAAATTTCCGTTCAGTATCGAGCGCCAGACCCGCACCGATTACCCCCCGCATCCCGCCGCGCATTTGAGATCCGGGAGGCGTTATCGGCGCTACGTCAGGAAAACTTTACAAATTTCCGCTTTCCGGCATCACATTTCCCGGGTCCAGGTGACCCGGAGGAGGTCGGCGTCCTCCGCCCACTTGTAAGTGATGGCGCCCCGGTACGCCTTCCGGATCTCCCTGCCGATCCGCTGGGCGAGTTTGCCGTCCGTGGTCAGCAGCTCGACGCCGGTGTCGGCGTCACGGATTTCCATGATCCGTTCGAGAGGATTGATTCCGCGGGCCCGCTCCTCCTCCTTGCGCGCGAGCTTCACGAGCTCCTCCCGGTGGGTCTTGAGGAACCTTCCCCGCAGCGTCAGCACCCCGGAGGGGAACCCGTCGGCGATCTTGGAGCAGGCGGGGCATCGCCTCAACGGGGCGCCGGCGCGCATGAGCGAGGCGGCCTCCTTCTCGTCGATGTACCAGCGCTTCTTCTTGGAGATTACGCGGCAGATGGGGCAGACGCCCACCGAAGGGGCTGCCTTCCTGGGCAGGTAGGGATCCGATGTCCTGTCGACGTTTTTCCGGCTGGCGGGCTCGTAGCGGGTCGTTGCCATCGATTGGCCCTCCAGCCCATGATACCACCAAAAACTCTACTCCACCTTCACTCCTTCCGGGACCCGGCGGACCGTCACGGGAACGGAGGCGGCGGCCCTCCGGGCCAGCTCCCCCGCGGCGCTCATCGCTCCGATGGGGCCGCGAACCCACCGGTCGATCGCCCTCGCCAGCTCGCGCACGCCGTACTCGGGCCGGTACCCTTCGGACGCCAGGAAGGATGCGGCGTCCTCCTCGACGACGAGCCGCACCCCGTGGTCCCGGAGAAGCTGCTCGCCCAGGTCCTCGAGCTGCGCCGCCAGCACCTTCCGGACATCTTCCGGAGACAGCGCGCGGAACACGACCTGCTCGTCCACCCGGTTCAGGAACTCGGGGCGGAAGCGCCTGCGCGCTTCCGAGAGGGCGGCGTCCGCCGCCACGGTCCCGCCGACGGCGTGGAATCCCGCTTCCGTCCGGACGCGGATGTTCCCGGTCATGATGAAGACGGCGTTGCGCGCGTCCGCCGTCCGCCCCTGCGCGTCGGTGATCCTTCCGTCGTCGAAGAGCTGGAGGAACAGGTCGAAGACGCGCGGCGCGGCCTTCTCGACCTCGTCGAGCAGGACAACGGAGTACGGGGTGGTCCGGAGGCGGTCGACGAGCTGCCCTCCCTCCTCGTGGCCGACATACCCCGGGGCCGCCCCGATCAGGCGGGAGATGCTCGTCTCGTCCTGGTACTCGGACATGTCGATGCGGATGAAGGCGTTCTCCCCCGGGAACAGGTACTCGGCGATCCCCTGGGCGAGCCAGGTCTTTCCCACGCCGGAAGGGCCGAGGAACAGGAAGATCCCCAGCGGCCGCCGGCGGTCGCCGAGCCCCGCGTGGGAGAGGACCAGACGCCGGCATACCCGGGCGATCGCCTCCTCCTGCCCGACGATCCGCCGGGAGAGGAACCCTTCGAGGCCCCGTATCCGCGACTCGGCGATCCCCCCCAGGCCGCCGGTCGCCACCTCCGGGGGCACTCCCAGCTTGGAGGACACGACGCGCGCGACGTGCTCCGGCGTGACCGTCGCCACTCCCGCGGGAACGAACGGCTCGGAATCCGCCGTCGCAGCGAAGGAAAGCATCGGCACGCGGCACTCCGCGCAGGCGCGGTCGAGCAGGTCGACGGCCTTGTCCGGGAGGAAGTGCGTGGGATCGAACCGCACGGCCAGGTCGACGGCGGCATCGAGCGTCGCGTCCGCGATCGTCACCCCGAAGTGCCGCTCCCGGTGGGCGCGGATCCCCTCGAGGATCTCGACCGCCTCGTCGCGCCCCGGCTCGGGGACCTGGATCGCCTGGAAGCGGCGCTCGAGCGCCGGGTCCTTCTCGATGCTGCGCCGGTACTCCGAGATCGTCGTGGCCCCGATGCACCGCAGCTCCCCCCGGGCCAGCGCGGGCTTCATGATGTTCCCGGCGTCCATCGGAGCGCCCTCGGCGCGTCCCGCGCCGGCCACGTTGTGGAACTCGTCGATGAAGAGGATGACCTCCGGGTGGGACCGGACCTCGTCGATCAGCTTGGTCAGCCGCTCCTCGAACTCCCCGCGGTACTTCGTTCCGGCCACCATCTCGCCCATCGTCAGCTCGACCAGGCGCCGCCCGGGGAGCAGGTCCCGGTCCCTGCCGGTTGCGATCCGTTCCGCGAGCGCCTCGACGACCGCGGTCTTGCCGACGCCGGCCTCGCCGATCAGCACCGGGTTGTTCTTCATGGGCATCATGAGGACCATCACGAGCTGCCGCAGGATGTTCCGCGTCCGGTCGGAGTCGACGAACGGCAGGAGGCGCCCCTCCCGCGCGGCCCGCGTGATGTCCCGGCCGAACCGGTCGAGCACGGGGGTGTCCGTGGCCGCGTCCGCGCCCGTCTCCGCGCCCGCCTCCGGCTCCCGGCGGACGCCGGGTACAGGCGCCCCCTCCCGCGCCCCTTCGAGCAGGTCCCGCAGCAGCTTCGAGGCGGAGATCCCCGCTCCCGCAAGCGCCGCGGAGATGATCGGCCCGTCGGCTTCGACGGTCGCCGCAAGGAGGTGGCCCGCGGTAACTTCCTCCCCTTCCGCCCCGGCCAATTCTTCCGCCCGCCGGAAGATCCAGAGGCATTCCCGGCTCCGGGTGACCGAGGGTTCGGCGTGGACGATGTTCCCCGGCCTCAGGCGCGACCGGACCCTCCTCCGGAAAGCGTCGATCGAGACGCCCTGGGCGGCGAACGCGGCCGCGATGCGGTCCCCCTCCTCCCGGATGGCGTCCACGGGAAGCGTCTCGATCCGGGTGAAACGGAGGTAATCGAGGATCTTCCCGAGGCTGCAAAGCCCGATGAGCAGGTGCTCCCGCTCCAGCAGCGCGTGCCTGCCGCGCGCGGCCTCCGCCGCCCCGATCTCCCAGACCATTCTTGCGGCTTTCGTGAGCTGCGGCATGGTCAGACCCGGAATTCCGTGAGGGACCGGAACTCGGAAATCCTCCGGCCGATCTCCTCTTTGGAGAGCCCCTGGAGCCGCTCGGTGCTGAACGCCTCCACGGTGAAGGACGCGATCGCGCTGCCGTACATCGTCGCGAGGCGGTAATCCATCTCGCCGATCTCGCCGCTCCCGCGGGACGCAAGGTACCCCATGAATCCGCCCGCGAAGCTGTCCCCCGCCCCCGTGGGGTCGAAGATGGTCTCCAGCGGATACGCCGGCGCCGCGAAGACCGTGCCGTCGGAGACGTGCAGGACGCCGTACTCCCCCCGCTTGACGACGACGCGCCCCGGCCCCATGTCCATCAGCTTCCGCGACGCCTTCACGAGGTTGTACTCGTCCGTGAGCTGCCGGACCTCTGCCTCGTTGATGACCACGATATCGACGTTCCGGATGACTTCCCGGAGGAGCTGCGGGCTCTTCGCGATCCAGAAGTTCATCGTGTCCAGGGCGACGATCCTGGGCTTGCGCACCTGGGCCAGGATGTCGAGCTGAAGCCGGGGATCGATGTTGCCGAGGAACAGGTACGGCGTCTCCCTCCAGGCCGCCGGCAGCTCGGGGACGAAATCCTTGAACACGTTCAGGTCGGTACGCACCGTGTGGGCGGTGTTGAGGTCGTACTCGTAATACCCTTTCCAGTGGAAGGTCTCGCCGTCCGCGATCTTCAGCCCCTGGAGGTCGATCCCGCGGGAGGCGAGCATCTCGACGGTGGCTTTCGGGAAATCGCGCCCGACGACGGAGACCAGGCGGACGGGGGCGAAGTAGCTCGCCGCCAGGGAGAAGTAGGTGGCCGACCCGCCGACGACCCGCTCCACCTCCCCGAACGGCGACTTGATGCTGTCGAACGCCATCGATCCGACGACCAGCAGGCTCATGGGAGCATCATAACGCACGCAGGAGGATGTCCGCCAGCAAAGCGAGCATCACGAGCACGAGGTAGCCGATCGAGGCGGCGAAGGCGCGCCCGTAGCGGCGGGAGGCCACCGTGTCCCCGTAATAGATCCCGAGGAATGCCGCCCCGAGCAGGAACGACGCCCACCCGAAGAAGCCGGAAAGCCCCCCCAGCGCCCAGAGGGAAAGGGTCAGCGGCGGGAGCGCCGCCGCATAGAGGAAGATGAGCACCTTCGTGTACGGCTCGCCGAACGCCACCGGGAGGACCGGCACCCCCGCCGCCCGGTATTCCTCGCGGTATTTCAGCGCCAGCGCCCAGAAATGAGGCGGCTGCCACAACAGGAGGAACAGGAACAGGATCCATCCGTCCGCCCCGAGGCGCGGCTCCACGGCGGCGTAGCCGATCAGCGCCGGGAGCGCCCCGGGAACCGCGCCGGGGATCGTCCCGTAGGGGGATCGGCGCTTCCAGACCATCGTGTACAGGACCGAGTACCCCCCGGCGGCCAGGGCGAGCAGCAGGAAGACGGTCCGGTTGATCCCGAAGGCCGCCAGCGCGAGCGACGCGGCGACGGCAGCGGCCGCCGACACCGCGATTCGACCGCGGCCGACGCTCCGGAGCGCCGCGATCCTCCGGGAGAGCCTCGGCATCCGCTCGTCCGTTTCCTCGTCGAGCACGGTGTTCAGGGCGGCAGATCCTCCGGCCGCGCCCAGGAGGCAGACGAGCGTGAGGGCGGCCGTCGCGGCGTCCGGCAAGCCGCGGCGGGCGAGGACCATCCCCGCGAATCCCGTCAGGGCGACCGCGGCGACGATGCCGGGCTTGACCAGCAGGAGCGAGGACGGCTTCAGAGGGGAGGCAGGGATAGCGTATTCCTTTCCGCCCGGATCGCGCCGATCCAGAGGCGGCCGAGGACCCACAGGATCCCCAGCGCGGTCGCGAGGTGCACCGCGACGGCCAGGAACATGAGCTCCGAGAGCACCACCATCCACCCGATGCCGATCTGCGCCGCCACCAGGAAGAGGAACGTCGCCCCCAGCCCGCGGTTCACCCGCTGGATCGGGTCGCTCAGGAAATAGACGCAGATCGCCAGCGCCGTCAGCAGGATCATGACGCCCGCCAGGCGATGGGAGTAGTGCGCCAGGACGCCCGCGCCGGTGAAGGAAGGGATCCATTCCCCGAGGCATCTCGGGAAATCGGGGCATGCCCGCCCGGCCTGGAGATGCCGGACGTAGGCGCCGAGGCCCGCCTGGAAATAGACCAGGGCGGCGAGGCTGAAAAACAGCGCGGAGGATCCGCGGAAGGAGAAATCGGGCGGCTCGAACGCGCCGTCGAAGTGCGCCATGTAGAGCGCGAGGAGGAACAGCAGGATCCCGGCCATGAAGTGGACGGTGGTGAGCTGCACCGGAATCTCGAGCAGCACCACGGCGCCCCCCATGACGATCTGCAGCGCCAGGAGGAGCAGCGTCAGCGCCGGGACGAGCCGCGCCGGCCCCCGATAGTCCCGGTACCTTCGGAACGACAGGGCGGCGAGGAGCGCGGCCCCGGCTCCCGCGATCACCCGGTGGAGGAACTCCATGTAGATGTCCCAGCGCCACGGCGGGAGGATGCTGCCGTGGCACAGCGGCCAGTCCGGGCACGCGAGCCCGGCCTTCAGCCCCGCCACCAGGTTTCCCCACACCAGCGCCAGGAACAGGACCCCCACGGTCGCACGGCCGAGCATCGCGGCACCTCCTGCCTTCAGCCCGAATTTCTCAGAGTATTCCCCCGATTATCCCTGCCCCGGGCGGTCAGCGCAACAGCGTGTCGGACAACGTCCCCAAGATGATAAGGACCAGGAACAGGATGGGGACGAGGGCGAACCCCCACACCAGCCGGCTCTCCCCCTTCAGATGCATGAAGAACAGCGCCACCAGCGACGCCTTCACCGACGCGATGAGCAGCGCGACGACGGCGTTCATTATCCCCAGGTTCACGTATGACACCAGGACGGTAACGACCGTCAGCGCCAACAGCGCGGCGTAGACCCCGATGTATCTCCGGCGGGCGCCCGTATCCCCGGTTCTCATCTTTCGCCTCACCCGATCAGGTACAGGAGGGGGAACAGGTAGATCCACACCAGATCGACGAAGTGCCAGTACAGCCCCGACATCTCCGCCGGCGTGGTGTAGCTCTCCGAGAGCCGCCCCCTGCCCGCGAGAACGACGACGTATGCCAGAACCCCCATGCCGAGGAGCACGTGGATCCCGTGCAGCCCCGTCAGTGCAAAGTACAGGGAAAAGAAGATGTTGGTACCCGGATAGGCCCCGTGGCGGAACTCCGCGGTCCACTCGACGTACTTCACGCAGAGGAAGACCGCGCCCAGCAGGATCGTCGCACCGTAGCAGCCCCGCAGCAGGCGGACCTTCCCCTTCCGGATAGCGTCGACGCCGAGGACCACCGTCAGGCTGCTCGTGATGAGGACGATCGTGTTGGCCAGGCCGAGGATGCGGTCGAGCTTCAGGTGCTCCGCGTGGAACAGCGCGGGATACTCCGCGCGGTAGACCGCGTACGCGGTGAAGAGCGCCCCGAAGAGGAGCACCTCGGTGGCGAGGAAGGTCCAGACGCCCAGCTTGGCCGTCTCGAACCCGGCCGGACCGCCGTGAGCCGCGTGCGGGGCGCTCACGCGGGCGTCCTTTTCGGCTTCCCGTACCCGTAAGGCCAGTCGGTCACCTCCGGGATCTCGTGGAAGTTCTCCGTCGCGGGGGGCGAGGGGGTCCGCCACTCGAGCGACAGCGCCCGCCAGGGGTTTCCGGAGGCGCGGGCGCCCTTTCGCAGCGAATGCCAGAGGTTCCAGAACAGCAGCAGGACCCCGGCCGCCAGCAGGAAGGAGCCGATCGTGGCGATCACGTTCTCCTGGTGGAATTTCGGGAGGTACTCCGCGTAGCGGCGCGGCATCCCGCGGACGCCGACGATGAACATCGTGAAGAAGGTGACGTTGAAGCCGACGAAGATCAGCGCCCAGGCGGCGCGCGCCAGCTTCTCGCCCGGCATCCGGCCCGTCATCTTCGGGAACCAGTAGTGGAGCCCCGCGAAGAACCCCATGACGGTTCCGCCCATCATCGTGTAGTGGAAGTGCGCCACGACGAAGTAGGTATCGTGGAGCTGGACGTTGGTGCTCAGCGCGGCCAGGAACGGCCCCGTGAGCCCGCCGATGATGAACAGGAAGATGAAAGTGAGCGCATACAGCATGGGGGACTCGAAGGTGATGGACCCCCTGTAGAGCGTGGCGATCCAGTTGAACACCTTCACCGCGGTGGGCACGGCCACGAAGAAGGTCAGGAACGAGAAGATCGCGTTGGCCAGCGGCGACATCGCCGAGGTGAACATGTGGTGCCCCCACACCAGGAAGCCGATGAAGGCGATCGCCAGCGAGGAGTACGCGATGGCCTTGTACCCGAAGATCGGCTTCCGCGAGAAGACCGGGATCACCTCGGAGACGATCCCCATCGCGGGGAGGATCATCACGTAGACCACCGGGTGGGAATAGAACCAGAAGAAGTGCTGGAACAGGACCGGGTCCCCCCCCTTGGCCGGGTCGAAGAAGGCCATCCCGAGGAGCCGCTCCATGGCCAGCAGCAGGAACGTCACCCCGACCACGGGGGTGGCGACGACCTGGATGATGCTGGTGGCGTACATCCCCCAGACGAACAGCGGCATCCGGTGCCACGTCATCCCGGGAGCGCGCAGCTTGTGGACGGTGACGATGAAGTTCAGCCCGGTCAGGATGGAGGACATCCCGATGAGGAAGATCCCGAAGGAGAGGGTCGCCACCGCGGCCCCCGTCTTCGCCGAGTACGGAGTGTAGAAAGTCCACCCCGTGTCCATCGGGGCCACGAGGGAGGCGAGGACGACGAGGAAGCCGGCGACGAAGACCCAGTAGCTTGCGAGGTTCAGCCGGGGGAACGCCACGTCCCGCGCCCCGATGTGCAGCGGGATGAAGAAATTGCCCAGCCCCGAGGGGATGGCGGGGATGATGAAGAGGAAGATCATCATCGCCCCGTGGAGGGTGAAGAACACGTTGTAGGCGTGGGCGCTGAAATACTTCGTCTGCGGCGTCAGAAGCTCCAGCCGCAGCAGCATGGCGAAGAGCCCCCCCAGCAGGAAGAACACGATGGTCGTGAGGAGGTACATCACGCCGATCCGCTTGTGGTCGAGCGTGAACGCCCACGAGCGCCAGCCGCGCTCCGCCAGGTACCCGCTCTCGTCCCCGCCGCTTTCCGTCACGCGGTCATTTTCCACGGCGCCCTCATTTCAGCTTTTTCAGCCATTCCACCAGCGCGGAGACGTCCTCCGGGGTCAGGGTGGTCTTGAAGGTCGGCATCACGTTCGGGTATCCCCTCGCGATCTTCGCGCCCGGGTCCACGATCGATTCCCTCAGGTACTCCTCGTCGGCGACGGCTTCGGCCGCGCCCTCCAGCGGCCGCTTCGAGCCGAACAGCCCTTTGAGGTTCGGGCCGATCTTCGCCGGGCCTTCGACGGCGTGGCAGTTCAGGCAGCCCGCGGATTTCGCGAGCCGCTCTCCGCGCGCCGCCGGCGGCTCGACCGCCCCCGCCGGCCCTTCGCGCTCCCCCGCCTCCCACCGCGCGTATTCCTCCGGCGCCATCACGATCAGCTCCGCGAGCATGTTGGAGTGCTGCGTGCCGCAGTAGACCGTGCAGTAGATCTGGAAGCGCCCCGGGCGCTCCGGGTGCAGAGTCAGCGTCGTGATCCGCCCCGGGATCATGTCCATCTTCACCCGGAAATCCGGCAGGGAGAAGCCGTGGATGACGTCGGAGGCGGAGAGGAGGAACTTCACCGTCTTCCCGGCGGGCACGCGGATCTCGTTGACCGCGGTCCGGCCGTCCGGGTACCGCACCTCGTACAGCCACTGGCGGCCGTTGACGTGGACCTCCGTCGCCGCTTCCGGGGGGCCGGAGAGGTCGGCATACACCCTCCAGCCGTAGTAGAAGATGGCGACCACCACGATCGACGGGATGAGGACCCAGAAGAACTCGAGGAGGTGGTTCCCCGTGATCTGCGGCGTCTCGTTGTCCCGGTCCGGCCGGCGGCGCCGGTACTTCACGGCGAACCAGATGAGCAGCCCCTGGGTGAGGAAAAAGAAGAAGCCGCCGATGACGGCGATCATCACGAACACGCCGTCGACCCGCGCGGCCTGCTCCGAAGCCGCCCCGAATGCGAGCCCTTCCGCCATCACTCCCCCGCCTCCCGGCCCGGCGCCCTCCGCCCGGGACGGATCCGGAGATACAGGAACAGCGCCGCGAGCAGGAGCAGCGTGGCCGCCCCCGCGGCCTTCATGATGTTCCTCGCGACCAGGGCGTATTTCCTCCCCGCCGGGTCGTACTGGTAGCAGAACATCAGGATCGCGTTCGCGGCGGTGGAAGCGCCGATCTTCCCGCCCGCCGCCTCGATGAGGGCGAGCTTCAGGTCCAGCGGCGGGATCTCGATCCCGTACAGGTAGCGGGATACGGCACCGTCGGGAGTCAGGACGATCGCGACGGTCGCGTGCGCGTATTCGACGCCAACCTTCTTATAGCGGAAGCCGACGGATTCCGTCAGCCGCCGGATGGATTCCGGCGATCCCCTCAGGAACAGCCAGCGGTCGTCCGCGTCCGCGAGCCCCTTCAGGAAGGAGTGCGTCTCGTCCGCCCGCGCCCGGGCGTTCCGCGGCTCCTCCTCCGGGTTGATGCTCACGGTGACGATCCGGTAATCCTTCGAGACGGACAGCCCCTTCACCTGGTCCATGGTCGCGGCGTAGGACCGGAACGTCAGGGGGCAGAGCATGGGGCACGTGTAGTAGTTCAGCGTCAGGATCGCGGGCCCCCCGCGGAGGTAGTCGCCCAGCCGGACCGTCTTCCCCGAGAGATCGATCAAGGGCAGCTCCATCGGGACCCGGGCCCCGAGGCGCTCGTCGACGCCCACTCCCGCCAGCCCCTCGTCCTGCGCTTCATGCGCGGCCGCCCGGAAGGCGGGGAGGGCGAGGAGCGCGAGAAGCGTGAACAGCGCGGCGGCGCGGCGCACGGCGGTCACACGACGATCGGTTCCCCGGGGTGGGGAACGACGGGGTCCCATCCCAGCCGGTTGCGCAACGTCTGCGCGAATTCGAGGGAGACCGATTCCTCCCCGTGGGTCACCAGCACCTTCCCCGGCTGCGACTCGAAGCGGCCGGCCCAGGCCAAAAGGTCCTCCCGGTCCGCGTGGGCGGACAGCCCGCCGATCGTGTAGACGTCCGCGGCCACCGCGATATCCTCTCCCAGCACCTTCACCCGCTTCGCGCCGTCGACGATCCTGCGGCCGAGGGTCCCCTGCGCCTGGAACCCGACGAACACCACGCTGCATTCCTTCCGCCAGAGGTTGTGCTTGAGGTGATGCTTGATTCTGCCCGCGTTGCACATCCCGCTGCCGGCCATGATGATCCCGCCCCCCCGGAGCGAGT carries:
- a CDS encoding ATP-binding protein translates to MRVWRSILNGNFRDAWKELSKRPDSEHEQALIRVVILLLVLAYLLVYWFLLRKGPLTDHETRILYTAFIYPVCAVGIFLHIVFHPGISPIRRYIGIVGDLGLMAHAIALTEEAGAPLYVIMLWVIFGNGFRFGRKYLLVAALVGTAGFGLAISVNPFWYERPTLGIGLLMGILTLSMYISVLLKKLTAAGQRAEEANRAKNRFLANMSHEMRTPLNGIIGLIDLLKGTPLSSEQEVLAKTADASARTLLHLMQDILDLSKIEAGRVQVQVTDFDLHELAKNAMAIIEPQARSKELGMYLHVDPKAPFLLRGDPLLLRQVLLNLLGNAVKFTERGEVGTRILLERESPSSATVRFEVVDTGIGIPLSAQQRIFDRFAQADESITRKFGGTGLGTTISKEIVEMMGGRIGLTSAPGQGSTFWFVVEFEKRAAESGEPAAKALAERRALVLSGPPESAESIRGMLATWGVRSVLVDRAAQAFAHMVTAADGGVPFDFVLVVGGGLDMDVLAFARAVRSDPTIRQTSLILVSGNGESPEAMVKCGYTSCLAAPPDKALLFNAIHLSNPEAGDGLSVASLADRYRQRNAGGRKLRVLVAEDNLTNQMVIAKILERAGHEVTLVGDGEKALDALNSRTFDITLMDLHMPVMGGVEAAKLYRFMERRTPRMPIVALTADVTREAQAECSEAGMEACLTKPIDTGRLFELFEALLPG
- a CDS encoding BCAM0308 family protein; this encodes MATTRYEPASRKNVDRTSDPYLPRKAAPSVGVCPICRVISKKKRWYIDEKEAASLMRAGAPLRRCPACSKIADGFPSGVLTLRGRFLKTHREELVKLARKEEERARGINPLERIMEIRDADTGVELLTTDGKLAQRIGREIRKAYRGAITYKWAEDADLLRVTWTREM
- a CDS encoding ATP-dependent Clp protease ATP-binding subunit, with the protein product MPQLTKAARMVWEIGAAEAARGRHALLEREHLLIGLCSLGKILDYLRFTRIETLPVDAIREEGDRIAAAFAAQGVSIDAFRRRVRSRLRPGNIVHAEPSVTRSRECLWIFRRAEELAGAEGEEVTAGHLLAATVEADGPIISAALAGAGISASKLLRDLLEGAREGAPVPGVRREPEAGAETGADAATDTPVLDRFGRDITRAAREGRLLPFVDSDRTRNILRQLVMVLMMPMKNNPVLIGEAGVGKTAVVEALAERIATGRDRDLLPGRRLVELTMGEMVAGTKYRGEFEERLTKLIDEVRSHPEVILFIDEFHNVAGAGRAEGAPMDAGNIMKPALARGELRCIGATTISEYRRSIEKDPALERRFQAIQVPEPGRDEAVEILEGIRAHRERHFGVTIADATLDAAVDLAVRFDPTHFLPDKAVDLLDRACAECRVPMLSFAATADSEPFVPAGVATVTPEHVARVVSSKLGVPPEVATGGLGGIAESRIRGLEGFLSRRIVGQEEAIARVCRRLVLSHAGLGDRRRPLGIFLFLGPSGVGKTWLAQGIAEYLFPGENAFIRIDMSEYQDETSISRLIGAAPGYVGHEEGGQLVDRLRTTPYSVVLLDEVEKAAPRVFDLFLQLFDDGRITDAQGRTADARNAVFIMTGNIRVRTEAGFHAVGGTVAADAALSEARRRFRPEFLNRVDEQVVFRALSPEDVRKVLAAQLEDLGEQLLRDHGVRLVVEEDAASFLASEGYRPEYGVRELARAIDRWVRGPIGAMSAAGELARRAAASVPVTVRRVPEGVKVE
- a CDS encoding PfkB family carbohydrate kinase, encoding MSLLVVGSMAFDSIKSPFGEVERVVGGSATYFSLAASYFAPVRLVSVVGRDFPKATVEMLASRGIDLQGLKIADGETFHWKGYYEYDLNTAHTVRTDLNVFKDFVPELPAAWRETPYLFLGNIDPRLQLDILAQVRKPRIVALDTMNFWIAKSPQLLREVIRNVDIVVINEAEVRQLTDEYNLVKASRKLMDMGPGRVVVKRGEYGVLHVSDGTVFAAPAYPLETIFDPTGAGDSFAGGFMGYLASRGSGEIGEMDYRLATMYGSAIASFTVEAFSTERLQGLSKEEIGRRISEFRSLTEFRV
- the cyoE gene encoding heme o synthase; translation: MGPRPPLDRRDPGGKEYAIPASPLKPSSLLLVKPGIVAAVALTGFAGMVLARRGLPDAATAALTLVCLLGAAGGSAALNTVLDEETDERMPRLSRRIAALRSVGRGRIAVSAAAAVAASLALAAFGINRTVFLLLALAAGGYSVLYTMVWKRRSPYGTIPGAVPGALPALIGYAAVEPRLGADGWILFLFLLLWQPPHFWALALKYREEYRAAGVPVLPVAFGEPYTKVLIFLYAAALPPLTLSLWALGGLSGFFGWASFLLGAAFLGIYYGDTVASRRYGRAFAASIGYLVLVMLALLADILLRAL
- a CDS encoding COX15/CtaA family protein, with protein sequence MLGRATVGVLFLALVWGNLVAGLKAGLACPDWPLCHGSILPPWRWDIYMEFLHRVIAGAGAALLAALSFRRYRDYRGPARLVPALTLLLLALQIVMGGAVVLLEIPVQLTTVHFMAGILLFLLALYMAHFDGAFEPPDFSFRGSSALFFSLAALVYFQAGLGAYVRHLQAGRACPDFPRCLGEWIPSFTGAGVLAHYSHRLAGVMILLTALAICVYFLSDPIQRVNRGLGATFLFLVAAQIGIGWMVVLSELMFLAVAVHLATALGILWVLGRLWIGAIRAERNTLSLPPL
- a CDS encoding cytochrome C oxidase subunit IV family protein is translated as MRTGDTGARRRYIGVYAALLALTVVTVLVSYVNLGIMNAVVALLIASVKASLVALFFMHLKGESRLVWGFALVPILFLVLIILGTLSDTLLR
- a CDS encoding cytochrome c oxidase subunit 3 family protein; translation: MSAPHAAHGGPAGFETAKLGVWTFLATEVLLFGALFTAYAVYRAEYPALFHAEHLKLDRILGLANTIVLITSSLTVVLGVDAIRKGKVRLLRGCYGATILLGAVFLCVKYVEWTAEFRHGAYPGTNIFFSLYFALTGLHGIHVLLGMGVLAYVVVLAGRGRLSESYTTPAEMSGLYWHFVDLVWIYLFPLLYLIG
- the ctaD gene encoding cytochrome c oxidase subunit I codes for the protein MENDRVTESGGDESGYLAERGWRSWAFTLDHKRIGVMYLLTTIVFFLLGGLFAMLLRLELLTPQTKYFSAHAYNVFFTLHGAMMIFLFIIPAIPSGLGNFFIPLHIGARDVAFPRLNLASYWVFVAGFLVVLASLVAPMDTGWTFYTPYSAKTGAAVATLSFGIFLIGMSSILTGLNFIVTVHKLRAPGMTWHRMPLFVWGMYATSIIQVVATPVVGVTFLLLAMERLLGMAFFDPAKGGDPVLFQHFFWFYSHPVVYVMILPAMGIVSEVIPVFSRKPIFGYKAIAYSSLAIAFIGFLVWGHHMFTSAMSPLANAIFSFLTFFVAVPTAVKVFNWIATLYRGSITFESPMLYALTFIFLFIIGGLTGPFLAALSTNVQLHDTYFVVAHFHYTMMGGTVMGFFAGLHYWFPKMTGRMPGEKLARAAWALIFVGFNVTFFTMFIVGVRGMPRRYAEYLPKFHQENVIATIGSFLLAAGVLLLFWNLWHSLRKGARASGNPWRALSLEWRTPSPPATENFHEIPEVTDWPYGYGKPKRTPA